The nucleotide sequence GCTCACAGGTCAGCAAACTGCTTGAACTGACCGGACTCTCCGAGGTCATCCCCGGGTACGCGGATCGGAAGGCCGCCTGCGAGGGGCGGTCCGGCTGACCTCGTGACGGGGCCGCCGAACCATGGTCCGCAAGGCCCTGCCGCCGGCGCGCGGCAGACACACTACGTGGGGGAGATCATGTCCGACGTCAGCTCAGACGTCAGCTCCGACCTCGGCCTGGAACCGGGCGGGTACGCCGACGGCGACCTGCTGTCCGCGCTGTTCGACCACGCGGGGGCCGGTATGTACGCCGTCGACGCCACCGGCCGCGTCATCGCCTGCAACCCCTGGGCCGAACACCTTCTCGGCTACGCCCCCGGCGGCCTCGTCGGACTCGACGCGCAGCTCGCGCTGCACCCGCCGCGCGCCGGCGAGCACGGCGTGCCCGTCCAGCAGCCCGCCCACAGCGTGGTCGCCGCCGGACGCCGGGTCAGCGGGGACAGGGCCGTACTGCTGCGCGCCGACGGCACCCAGCTGCCCGTCTGGTGGTCGGCGGCGCCCCTGCCGCGCGGCAGGGGCGCGGCGGACGGCCCCGGCGGCGCTGTCGTGGTGTTCCACGACACCGGCGCCGAGCGGGAACGCATCGACCGCAGCGCGGACCGCTACGCGTACAGCGAGATGGCCCGGGAACAGGCCGAGTACGAACTGGCCGAGGCCACCTGGCTCGGCGATCTGACGCTGGCCCTGGTGAGCACCCTGGAGGCGGACGAGGCCCTTGCCCGGGTCGCCAGGCTGCTGGTGCCCCGGCTCGCCGACGCCGCCGTCATCGACCTCGTCGTCGACCGGGGGCGGGTACGGCGAACCGCCTGGACCCACCAGGACACCGACCAGGTCCCCGCCGAAGTGCTCGAAGCCGACCCGCCCGCGTACGCGGAGGCCTCGGCGGCGCCGCTGGCCCAGGTGCTGACCGGCGGACCGACCCAGTATCTGAGCGCGCCCTTCCACACCGGGGACCCGGCGCCGCCCGCCGAAGGCGACGCACTCGGCAGGGCCACGACAGCCATGCTCACCGAACTCGCGGCCGAGCACGTCCTGATCGTGCCCGTGCGGCTGCGCACCAGCACCTTCGGCGCGCTGACCCTCAGCCGGGGCGCGGCGGGCCCGCCGTTCAGCGCCGCCGACCGGGTGCTCGCCGAGGAAGTGGCGCGCCGTACCGCGCTCGGACTCGACAACGCCCGGCTGCACGCCCAGCAGGCCGACATCGCGGCCACCCTCCAGCGCGCCCTGCTCACGGATCTGCCCGACGTCAGCACGCTGGAACTGGCCGCGCACTACCGGCCCGCCGAGCGGACCGCCGAGGTCGGCGGTGACTGGTACGACGCGTTCCCGCTGCCCGACGGGGACCTCGCCCTGGTGGTCGGTGACGTCACGGGCCACGACATACAGGCCGCGGCGCGGATGAGCGAGCTGCGCAACATGCTGCGGGCCCTGGCTGTGGACCGGCCCGACGAGGACCCCGGCACCATCCTGCGCCGCCTGGACAACGCACAGGCACATCTGGGGCTCGCCGACTCCGCCACCGTCGTACTGGCCCGGCTGCACGCCCTGCCGGACGGCGCCTGGCAGCTCAGCTGGTCCACGGCGGGCCACCCGCCGCCGCTGCTCATCACCGCCGACGGCAGGACCCGGTACCTGACCGACGCGCACTCCATGCTGATCGGGCTGCGCCCGAACACCGTCCGCCCGACCGCCACCACCGAACTGCCGCCCGGATCGACCGTCCTGCTCTACACCGACGGCCTGATCGAGTCCCGCACCCAGGACATCGACACCGGTATGACCCGGCTGCGGCAGCACACCGCCGTCCACCACGCACAGCCGCTGGACCGGCTGTGCGTCACCCTCGCCAGGACGCTCGGCGACATCAGGGACGACATCACCCTGATCGCCGCCCGTATCCCGCCCGCGCCGTGACCGCTGTATCCGCACGGCCGCCGACGGGCGCCGTACGCCCCGCT is from Streptomyces sp. NBC_00370 and encodes:
- a CDS encoding SpoIIE family protein phosphatase produces the protein MSDVSSDVSSDLGLEPGGYADGDLLSALFDHAGAGMYAVDATGRVIACNPWAEHLLGYAPGGLVGLDAQLALHPPRAGEHGVPVQQPAHSVVAAGRRVSGDRAVLLRADGTQLPVWWSAAPLPRGRGAADGPGGAVVVFHDTGAERERIDRSADRYAYSEMAREQAEYELAEATWLGDLTLALVSTLEADEALARVARLLVPRLADAAVIDLVVDRGRVRRTAWTHQDTDQVPAEVLEADPPAYAEASAAPLAQVLTGGPTQYLSAPFHTGDPAPPAEGDALGRATTAMLTELAAEHVLIVPVRLRTSTFGALTLSRGAAGPPFSAADRVLAEEVARRTALGLDNARLHAQQADIAATLQRALLTDLPDVSTLELAAHYRPAERTAEVGGDWYDAFPLPDGDLALVVGDVTGHDIQAAARMSELRNMLRALAVDRPDEDPGTILRRLDNAQAHLGLADSATVVLARLHALPDGAWQLSWSTAGHPPPLLITADGRTRYLTDAHSMLIGLRPNTVRPTATTELPPGSTVLLYTDGLIESRTQDIDTGMTRLRQHTAVHHAQPLDRLCVTLARTLGDIRDDITLIAARIPPAP